Proteins found in one Myxococcales bacterium genomic segment:
- a CDS encoding protein kinase encodes MGSATAPSRVTSLVGQVIDGRYRVDSVLAFGGMGAVLRGTHLVLGQPVAIKVMLDATMRDPMMRERVFREARILAQVRSPAIASIFDAGLLPDGTIYIVMELLAGEELEGAIVRGTLTLPQTTRLLAQVCEGLADAHGQGVVHRDLKPANIFIVKKANGDTAAKLIDFGISKRVGEVSDTTTVSTIIGSPSYMSPEQASSSRDVDHRADIWSLGIILYRVVVGRLPFEGSITEVLNAIRTSAPTLPATLPPAYRAVIQRCLEKDPSRRYANASELRGALLPLAEPARSLEGADPRSPHLPSELERERARSGDPRGADGERTDRNPGAVGTSPVGERTVPDVAGRLTSAVAAPKRLPLHLDDSDLATTRLRSSSPRDTPPRAAVRGSPGGGIDSDATVRHVAPIPLEARAVDQTAPMPGRDSGPSAFLAPNVAPSSDAGSGSPRSRYGWGVIRAVALVGLGGMAAHLLNVTRSSPDVRPSSSIVSTGAAIPSGSTTAPALPATNGAVTLVSATPSAPSVPPLRSLPPTPTPTPTAPAGITSRKAPAVPATLGSATPAKRPAPAASAPAPKYGTFDP; translated from the coding sequence ATGGGTAGCGCGACCGCACCCTCGCGGGTGACCTCGCTCGTCGGTCAGGTGATCGACGGGCGGTACCGCGTGGATTCGGTCCTCGCGTTCGGCGGCATGGGAGCGGTCCTTCGAGGGACTCACCTGGTCCTCGGCCAGCCCGTCGCCATCAAGGTCATGCTCGACGCGACGATGCGGGATCCCATGATGAGGGAGCGCGTCTTCCGCGAGGCGCGAATCTTGGCTCAAGTGCGCTCACCGGCCATCGCGAGTATTTTCGACGCAGGTCTGCTCCCGGATGGGACGATCTACATCGTCATGGAGCTCCTCGCGGGAGAAGAGCTCGAGGGCGCCATCGTCCGCGGTACGCTCACGCTTCCGCAGACGACCCGGCTTCTCGCTCAAGTGTGCGAGGGTCTCGCGGACGCCCACGGGCAAGGGGTCGTCCACCGCGATCTGAAGCCGGCGAACATCTTCATCGTCAAGAAGGCGAACGGCGACACGGCCGCCAAGCTCATCGACTTCGGGATCTCGAAGCGGGTTGGCGAGGTGAGCGACACGACCACGGTCTCCACGATCATCGGCTCCCCGTCGTACATGTCCCCCGAGCAGGCGAGCTCGTCGCGCGACGTGGACCATCGCGCGGACATCTGGTCGCTCGGCATCATTCTCTACAGGGTCGTCGTGGGGCGGCTGCCCTTCGAGGGCAGCATCACGGAGGTCCTGAACGCGATCCGGACCAGCGCTCCCACTCTCCCCGCCACGCTGCCTCCGGCCTACAGGGCCGTCATTCAGCGCTGCTTGGAGAAGGACCCCTCGCGGCGGTACGCGAATGCGAGCGAGCTCCGAGGCGCCCTCCTCCCGCTCGCGGAGCCCGCTCGGAGCCTGGAGGGAGCCGATCCGCGCTCGCCCCACCTACCCTCGGAGCTCGAGCGAGAGCGTGCTCGGAGCGGCGATCCGCGCGGCGCGGACGGCGAGCGAACCGATAGAAATCCAGGGGCCGTCGGCACGTCACCCGTCGGCGAGCGAACCGTGCCCGACGTCGCGGGGAGGCTCACGTCAGCGGTCGCTGCTCCGAAGAGGCTCCCGCTCCACCTCGACGACAGCGATTTGGCGACCACGAGACTGAGGTCATCCTCGCCTCGCGATACGCCGCCCCGGGCAGCGGTGCGAGGCAGTCCGGGCGGCGGGATCGACTCTGACGCCACGGTCCGTCACGTTGCTCCCATCCCGCTCGAGGCCCGCGCGGTCGATCAAACCGCGCCCATGCCGGGCCGAGACTCCGGCCCCAGCGCCTTCTTGGCGCCAAACGTCGCGCCGTCCAGCGACGCCGGTTCGGGGAGTCCTCGATCCCGCTACGGCTGGGGAGTGATCCGGGCGGTCGCGCTGGTGGGCCTCGGAGGGATGGCGGCCCACTTGCTGAACGTGACGAGGTCGTCGCCAGACGTCCGTCCGTCGAGCTCGATCGTTTCGACGGGCGCCGCGATCCCGTCAGGCTCCACGACCGCGCCCGCCCTCCCAGCGACGAACGGGGCCGTAACCCTGGTGAGCGCGACGCCGAGCGCGCCGAGCGTCCCGCCGTTACGTTCGCTACCGCCCACACCGACGCCGACGCCGACAGCCCCCGCCGGCATCACAAGCCGGAAGGCCCCCGCCGTCCCGGCCACCCTCGGATCCGCGACCCCCGCGAAGCGACCTGCGCCGGCAGCCTCCGCGCCAGCTCCCAAATACGGAACGTTCGATCCCTGA
- a CDS encoding sigma-54-dependent Fis family transcriptional regulator, producing the protein MREIASIRAAAHRVTSELATLMEPLASSSLPLLVCGEVGVGKSSYVDALLKRSSRAHAPVVRLSARSLPSEEELFGVETAESRGGRVVEGQLAKADGGVLVIEDVDDLPEPLSQRFVRLVQDGELSPVNSALTRRVDLRLVATCASPRPGHPRTAGHAEVHRLFPLTVTVPPLRKRGDDVEALARHFARGAAGGVTEAGLTREAVAKLRSHSWPGNAHELRTVVEAAVRTANGGLIDATHLALVTRSADVDGVAERERLIAALTEGAWNQSRAAEILGVSRRTVIRKMLRFGVPRPRKR; encoded by the coding sequence ATGCGAGAAATCGCCTCGATTCGCGCCGCGGCGCACCGCGTGACGTCGGAGCTCGCGACGCTCATGGAGCCGCTCGCGTCCTCCAGTCTGCCCTTGCTCGTGTGTGGAGAGGTGGGTGTGGGCAAGAGCAGCTACGTCGACGCGCTGCTCAAGCGTTCGAGCCGTGCCCACGCGCCCGTGGTCCGGCTGAGCGCGCGCTCCCTCCCCAGCGAGGAGGAGCTCTTCGGCGTCGAGACCGCCGAGAGCCGCGGCGGCAGAGTCGTCGAGGGGCAGCTCGCGAAGGCCGACGGCGGCGTGCTGGTGATCGAGGACGTCGACGACCTGCCCGAGCCCCTCTCTCAGCGGTTCGTGCGCCTCGTGCAGGATGGCGAGCTGTCGCCAGTGAACAGCGCGCTCACCCGTCGCGTCGATCTCCGGCTCGTCGCGACCTGCGCCTCGCCGCGCCCCGGGCACCCGCGCACCGCGGGCCACGCCGAGGTGCACCGCCTGTTCCCGCTCACGGTCACGGTGCCGCCCCTCCGCAAGCGGGGCGACGACGTGGAGGCGCTCGCGAGGCACTTCGCGAGGGGCGCCGCCGGGGGCGTGACCGAGGCCGGCCTCACGCGCGAGGCGGTCGCGAAGCTCCGGTCGCATTCGTGGCCGGGGAACGCGCACGAGCTCCGGACGGTGGTCGAGGCGGCGGTGCGCACCGCGAACGGAGGCCTCATCGACGCCACACACCTCGCGCTGGTGACGCGCTCGGCCGATGTGGACGGCGTAGCGGAGCGCGAGCGCTTGATCGCGGCGCTCACCGAGGGGGCCTGGAACCAGAGCCGCGCCGCCGAGATCCTCGGCGTGTCGCGCCGCACGGTCATCCGCAAGATGTTGCGCTTCGGCGTGCCTCGGCCGCGGAAGAGGTAG
- the uvrB gene encoding excinuclease ABC subunit UvrB has product MPDLPFKLATNFDPKGDQPTAIAALTEGLRRGDRHQVLLGITGSGKTFTIAHLIQNAQRPALILAPNKTLAAQLYGEMRDLFPENAVRYFVSYYDYYQPEAYVPSSDTFIDKDAIINDAIDRMRHAATHALLSRRDVIIVASVSCIYGIGSAESYHGLLIDLRVGEELRRDVFLRQLVDIQYERNDIDFHRGTFRVRGDIVEVFPAYEQETAIRVEFFGDTIEAIKEVDPLRGRVKGSVPRYAIFPGSHYVTPQDQMRKAIEGIREELRDRLAVLDREAKLVEKQRLEQRTQYDLEMMEQMGFCNGIENYSRHLSNRKSGEPPPTLIDYFPDDFLLIIDESHQTVPQVGAMYKGDRARKETLVEYGFRLPSALDNRPLKFDEFEGHVKQGIYVSATPGDYELEKAEGVFVEQLIRPTGLLDPEIEVRPVAGQVDDLLGEIRARVERGERVLCTTLTKRMAEDLTDYYRELGVRIRYLHSDVDTLERMDILRDLRLGEFDVLVGINLLREGLDLPEVSLVAIFDADKEGFLRSPRSLIQTSGRAARNANGRVIMYGDTITRSMKHAIDETQRRRAIQQAYNEKHGITPQTVVRAIMDLNPAAGTVDYLDVPKVRGGGAGGKRSRDEDPTETLRALRAKMVAAAEALDFETAARVRDELKRLEAEVGAEITAEAAEGYAPYTRAGSKKRSAPAATGGQRGPGGRAPSRKTRR; this is encoded by the coding sequence ATGCCGGATCTGCCCTTCAAGCTCGCCACGAATTTCGACCCGAAGGGGGACCAGCCCACGGCCATCGCCGCGCTCACCGAGGGCCTCCGGCGCGGCGACAGGCACCAGGTGCTGCTCGGCATCACGGGCTCCGGCAAGACCTTCACGATCGCGCACCTCATCCAGAACGCCCAGCGGCCGGCGCTCATCCTCGCGCCCAACAAGACCCTCGCCGCGCAGCTCTACGGGGAGATGCGCGATCTCTTCCCCGAGAACGCCGTCCGCTATTTCGTGAGCTATTACGACTACTACCAGCCCGAGGCGTACGTCCCCTCCAGCGACACGTTCATCGACAAAGACGCCATCATCAACGACGCCATCGACCGCATGCGCCACGCGGCGACGCACGCGCTCCTCTCGCGGCGCGACGTCATCATCGTCGCGTCGGTGAGCTGCATCTACGGTATCGGAAGCGCGGAGAGCTACCACGGGCTGCTCATCGATCTGCGCGTGGGCGAAGAGCTGCGCCGCGACGTGTTCCTGCGCCAGCTCGTCGACATTCAATACGAGCGCAACGACATCGACTTTCACCGCGGCACCTTCCGCGTGCGCGGCGACATCGTCGAGGTGTTCCCCGCGTACGAGCAAGAGACCGCCATCCGCGTCGAGTTCTTCGGCGACACCATCGAGGCCATCAAGGAGGTCGACCCGCTGAGGGGCCGCGTGAAGGGCTCGGTGCCGCGGTATGCCATCTTCCCGGGCTCTCACTACGTCACGCCGCAAGACCAAATGCGCAAGGCCATCGAAGGCATTCGCGAAGAGCTCCGCGACCGCCTGGCCGTGCTCGATCGCGAGGCCAAGCTCGTGGAGAAGCAGCGGCTCGAGCAGCGCACCCAATACGACCTCGAGATGATGGAGCAGATGGGCTTCTGCAACGGCATCGAGAACTACTCGCGCCACCTCTCGAACAGGAAATCGGGCGAGCCCCCGCCCACGCTGATCGACTATTTTCCCGACGACTTTCTCCTGATCATCGACGAGTCGCACCAGACCGTGCCGCAGGTGGGCGCCATGTACAAAGGCGACCGCGCGCGGAAGGAGACCCTCGTCGAGTACGGGTTTCGCCTGCCGAGCGCGCTCGACAACCGGCCCCTCAAGTTCGACGAGTTCGAGGGCCACGTGAAGCAGGGTATCTACGTGTCGGCCACCCCGGGCGACTACGAGCTCGAGAAGGCCGAGGGCGTGTTCGTCGAGCAGCTCATTCGACCCACGGGGCTGCTCGATCCGGAGATCGAGGTCCGCCCCGTCGCAGGCCAGGTCGACGATCTCCTCGGCGAGATCCGCGCCCGCGTGGAGCGCGGCGAGCGGGTGCTCTGCACCACCCTCACGAAGCGCATGGCCGAAGACCTGACCGACTACTACCGCGAGCTCGGCGTGCGCATTCGCTACCTCCACTCGGACGTAGACACGCTCGAACGCATGGATATTCTTCGCGATTTGCGCCTAGGCGAGTTCGACGTGCTCGTGGGCATCAACCTCCTCCGCGAGGGGCTCGATCTCCCCGAGGTGTCGCTCGTCGCCATCTTCGACGCCGACAAGGAGGGCTTCCTGCGGAGCCCGCGCTCCCTCATCCAGACCAGCGGCCGCGCGGCCCGCAACGCGAACGGCCGCGTCATCATGTACGGCGACACGATCACGCGCTCCATGAAACACGCGATCGACGAGACCCAGCGGCGCCGCGCCATCCAACAGGCCTACAACGAGAAGCACGGCATCACGCCCCAGACGGTCGTGCGCGCCATCATGGACCTGAACCCGGCGGCCGGCACGGTCGACTACCTCGACGTGCCCAAGGTGCGGGGCGGCGGCGCCGGCGGAAAGCGCTCACGCGACGAGGATCCCACCGAGACCCTGCGGGCCCTCCGCGCGAAGATGGTGGCGGCGGCCGAGGCCCTCGACTTCGAGACGGCCGCGCGCGTGCGCGACGAGCTGAAGCGCCTCGAGGCCGAGGTGGGCGCCGAGATCACGGCGGAGGCCGCGGAGGGGTACGCGCCCTACACGCGCGCGGGCAGCAAGAAGCGCAGCGCGCCGGCCGCCACCGGGGGCCAGCGAGGGCCCGGCGGGAGAGCGCCCAGCCGGAAGACGCGCCGCTGA
- a CDS encoding antibiotic biosynthesis monooxygenase, whose product MVTPKVGFVVIYRWRVAEDKEESFVAAWRQLTELIAERRGGLGSRLHRASDGTFVAYAQWASEEAWRAAGERNKTEVLDEAAVAAMRGAIVERFDEIRLTPLADLLVPAEVG is encoded by the coding sequence ATGGTCACCCCCAAGGTTGGGTTCGTCGTCATCTACCGCTGGCGCGTGGCGGAGGACAAAGAGGAGTCGTTCGTGGCGGCGTGGCGCCAGCTCACCGAGCTCATCGCGGAGCGCCGCGGGGGCCTCGGGTCGCGGCTGCACCGCGCGTCGGACGGCACCTTCGTCGCGTACGCGCAGTGGGCGAGCGAGGAGGCCTGGCGCGCCGCGGGAGAGCGCAACAAGACCGAGGTGCTCGACGAGGCCGCCGTCGCGGCCATGCGCGGCGCCATCGTCGAGCGCTTCGACGAGATCCGCCTCACCCCCCTCGCCGACCTGCTCGTCCCGGCGGAGGTGGGCTGA
- a CDS encoding cysteine synthase family protein, which translates to MIGTGILEHIGRTPLVPLARIAAGLPVPVLVKCEHMNPGGSIKDRIALAIVDDAEVRGALRAGMTLIEATAGNTGVGLALVAAARGYGLVCVMPEKMSVDKRVALAALGAKVVVTPNAPPSSPDNFRAVARRMAEEHGWFLTDQFNNPANVRAHAETTAVEILEQTNGRVGAFVAGAGTGGTLSGVGRRLKAAWPDVRVILADPVGSGLADWVETGRIGPDGSYAVEGIGGSEAPRNLHRDVIDGAERVSDAESFAMVKRLVREEGLLVGGSAGTNVVAALRLAARGDLDGPVVTVLPDSWDRYRAKPWMQEWV; encoded by the coding sequence ATGATCGGCACTGGCATCCTAGAACACATCGGTCGCACTCCTCTGGTGCCGCTCGCACGCATCGCGGCAGGGCTCCCGGTTCCTGTGCTGGTCAAGTGCGAGCACATGAACCCGGGAGGGTCGATCAAGGACCGCATCGCGCTCGCGATCGTCGACGACGCGGAGGTCCGCGGAGCTCTTCGCGCAGGCATGACGCTGATCGAGGCCACGGCGGGCAACACGGGCGTCGGCCTCGCGCTCGTGGCCGCCGCGCGCGGCTACGGGCTCGTCTGCGTGATGCCGGAGAAGATGTCGGTCGACAAGCGCGTCGCGCTCGCGGCGCTCGGCGCGAAGGTCGTGGTCACGCCGAACGCACCGCCTTCGAGCCCCGACAACTTTCGCGCCGTCGCGAGGCGGATGGCCGAGGAGCACGGCTGGTTTCTCACCGACCAGTTCAATAACCCCGCCAACGTACGGGCACACGCGGAGACGACGGCGGTCGAGATCCTCGAGCAGACGAACGGTCGCGTGGGAGCCTTCGTCGCCGGCGCGGGCACGGGCGGGACGTTGAGCGGCGTTGGCCGTCGGCTGAAAGCGGCGTGGCCCGACGTTCGCGTCATCCTCGCCGATCCGGTGGGATCGGGCCTCGCGGACTGGGTCGAGACCGGTCGGATCGGACCGGATGGCTCGTACGCGGTCGAGGGGATAGGCGGGAGCGAGGCTCCGCGGAACCTCCATCGCGACGTGATCGACGGCGCCGAGCGGGTCTCCGACGCCGAGAGCTTCGCGATGGTGAAGCGGCTCGTGCGCGAGGAAGGGCTGCTCGTCGGAGGGTCGGCGGGCACCAACGTGGTCGCCGCGCTTCGACTCGCGGCTCGCGGCGACCTCGACGGTCCCGTCGTCACGGTCCTGCCCGACTCATGGGATCGCTACCGCGCGAAGCCTTGGATGCAGGAGTGGGTGTGA
- a CDS encoding MFS transporter gives MSATSPVRLGLRENLGQFSLLVVVNAFVGAMVGMERSILPAIAEQEFHLAARSAVLSFIVVFGVTKALTNYLAGRLSDRFGRKHVLVGGWLVAVPVPFLLMWAPSWSWVLFANALLGVSQGLTWSTTVIMKIDLAGPAKRGFAMGVNEFAGYFAVAGSALATGFIAAHYGLRPEPFYLGVGFVAIGLLLSALVVRETKHHVTAEVKLHGELAPEAVPTQREVFWRTTLFDKNLSSVSQAGLVNNLNDGMAWGLFPLFFAAAGMTLGQIGTLAAIYPATWGVTQLFTGALSDRVGRKWLIASGMWVQSVGIAFVVLATRFAGFATGAALLGVGTAMVYPTLLAAIGDVAHPSWRASSVGVYRLWRDLGYAIGALLAGAIADALGLPSAMWIVAALTFASGLVVAVRMSETNKTSATSATSAPPSPLQRAATTCVEPGELRHLSAAIVVDVRSPEEFEQGHVEGARNVPLDTLGERASELPRGVPVVAVCGKGGGRSERAAEQLRALGFSSARSLCGGTQAWLLFAAKGTRS, from the coding sequence ATGAGCGCGACGAGCCCGGTCCGACTCGGCCTCCGCGAGAACCTAGGGCAGTTCTCGCTGCTCGTCGTCGTCAACGCCTTCGTCGGCGCGATGGTCGGCATGGAGCGCAGCATCCTGCCGGCGATCGCCGAGCAGGAGTTTCACCTCGCCGCGCGCTCGGCGGTGCTGTCGTTCATCGTCGTGTTCGGCGTCACCAAGGCGCTGACCAATTACCTCGCCGGGCGCCTCTCCGACAGGTTCGGCCGCAAACACGTGCTCGTCGGGGGCTGGCTCGTCGCCGTCCCCGTGCCCTTTCTCCTCATGTGGGCTCCGAGCTGGTCGTGGGTGCTGTTCGCCAACGCCCTCCTCGGCGTCAGCCAGGGGCTCACGTGGTCGACCACGGTCATCATGAAGATCGATCTCGCGGGCCCGGCGAAGCGCGGCTTCGCGATGGGGGTGAACGAGTTCGCTGGGTATTTCGCGGTCGCGGGCAGCGCGCTCGCCACAGGCTTCATCGCCGCACACTACGGGCTTCGTCCGGAGCCGTTTTACCTCGGCGTCGGGTTCGTCGCGATCGGCCTCTTGCTCTCGGCGCTGGTCGTGCGCGAGACCAAACACCACGTCACCGCCGAGGTGAAGCTCCACGGCGAGCTCGCGCCGGAGGCCGTGCCGACCCAGCGCGAGGTGTTCTGGCGCACCACGCTCTTCGACAAGAACCTCTCCAGCGTGAGCCAGGCCGGGCTCGTCAACAATCTGAACGACGGCATGGCGTGGGGCCTCTTTCCCCTGTTCTTCGCCGCGGCTGGCATGACCCTCGGGCAGATCGGCACGCTCGCCGCGATCTACCCCGCCACCTGGGGAGTCACGCAGCTCTTCACCGGCGCACTCTCGGATCGCGTGGGGCGCAAGTGGCTTATCGCCTCGGGGATGTGGGTCCAGTCGGTCGGCATCGCGTTCGTCGTCCTCGCGACCCGCTTCGCGGGCTTCGCGACGGGGGCCGCGCTGCTCGGCGTGGGCACCGCGATGGTCTACCCGACGCTGCTCGCCGCGATCGGCGACGTGGCGCACCCCTCGTGGCGCGCCTCCTCGGTGGGCGTGTACCGGCTCTGGCGCGATCTCGGCTACGCGATCGGCGCGCTCCTCGCCGGGGCGATCGCCGACGCGCTCGGGCTGCCTTCGGCGATGTGGATCGTCGCGGCGCTCACGTTCGCCTCGGGGCTCGTCGTCGCCGTGCGCATGTCCGAGACGAACAAGACGAGCGCGACGAGCGCGACGAGCGCGCCGCCGAGTCCCCTCCAGCGAGCCGCGACCACGTGTGTGGAGCCCGGCGAGCTCCGTCACCTGTCCGCCGCGATCGTCGTCGACGTGCGCTCGCCCGAGGAGTTCGAGCAAGGGCACGTCGAGGGGGCTCGCAACGTCCCGCTCGACACGCTCGGGGAGCGGGCCTCGGAGCTGCCTCGGGGCGTGCCCGTCGTCGCTGTGTGCGGCAAGGGCGGGGGTCGCTCCGAGCGCGCCGCCGAACAGCTCCGCGCCCTCGGTTTTTCGTCGGCCCGGTCCCTCTGCGGCGGGACCCAAGCCTGGCTCCTGTTCGCCGCCAAAGGAACACGATCATGA
- a CDS encoding metalloregulator ArsR/SmtB family transcription factor, with the protein MTTPSRRFKDAIYEQFARLGKAVSAPKRIELLDLLCQGPRTVEALASHAGISVANASQHLQVLRAARLVDAEKKGLYVEYRLADDEVCTFFFSLRSLAESRLAEVEQVTRDYFDARGAMEAVEGEELLRRVRSGEVTVLDVRPPEEYRAGHIPGALSIPVAELADRVRELPKGREVVAYCRGPYCVMAVEAVELLRKKGFKAHRMEQGVVDWRARGFRTEAHREGGAGRRARS; encoded by the coding sequence ATGACCACGCCCTCTCGGCGCTTCAAGGACGCCATCTACGAGCAGTTCGCGCGCCTCGGGAAGGCCGTCTCGGCGCCGAAGCGCATCGAGCTGCTCGACCTCCTCTGCCAGGGTCCGCGTACGGTCGAGGCGCTCGCCAGCCACGCGGGCATCTCGGTCGCGAACGCCTCGCAGCACCTGCAGGTCCTGCGCGCCGCCCGCCTCGTCGACGCAGAGAAGAAAGGCCTCTACGTGGAGTACCGGCTGGCCGACGACGAGGTCTGCACCTTCTTCTTCTCTCTGCGCAGCCTCGCCGAGTCCCGGCTCGCCGAGGTCGAGCAGGTCACGCGCGACTACTTCGACGCGCGCGGCGCCATGGAGGCCGTCGAGGGCGAGGAGCTGCTTCGACGCGTGCGGAGCGGCGAGGTCACCGTCCTCGACGTGCGACCACCGGAGGAGTACCGCGCGGGTCACATCCCGGGCGCGCTCTCGATTCCGGTCGCCGAGCTCGCGGACCGCGTGAGGGAGCTTCCGAAGGGCCGCGAGGTCGTCGCCTACTGCCGCGGGCCGTATTGCGTGATGGCGGTCGAGGCCGTCGAGCTCCTCCGAAAGAAGGGCTTCAAGGCCCACCGCATGGAGCAAGGCGTCGTCGACTGGCGCGCCCGCGGCTTTCGGACCGAGGCGCACCGTGAAGGCGGCGCTGGAAGGAGAGCTCGCTCATGA
- a CDS encoding DEAD/DEAH box helicase family protein, translating to MVSVLLRFDRGTLCIEGYPDAATLPGVLWDPRACAFRAPAHAAPSIVAELRDRGLEVDRLPWPASRLDEPDEPGEPGEPGERVWLPPTLRPYQQSALDAWLAFDRRGVVVVPTGGGKTRIALAAMALTRAPTAVLCPTRALLEQWRGEIAKVYRAPVGVVGDGERRVEALTVMTFESAYRQMDALGDRFALLVVDEAHHFASGARSEALETTTAPFRLGLTATAPAPPRRDGERGHLDALVGRVVSEVSLESLLGTHLADLDMVRVSVALTRREREEYLRLSEPLLALARVFRRTNPHGDWAALVAALSESDAGRAALRAFRRATDLCSLPEAKLTTTLRLIERHAHQGDKVLIFTQSVDDAYRIGHEALAPVLSAETSREERDHLLAGFRAGALRVLVSARVLNEGLDVPDARVAILAGGSLGTRELVQRVGRVLRAAPGKRALVYELTTADTIEERRAARRRAHLVATFPALG from the coding sequence ATGGTCTCCGTGCTGCTCCGCTTCGACCGTGGGACCCTCTGCATCGAGGGGTACCCCGACGCCGCGACGCTGCCCGGAGTCCTGTGGGACCCGCGGGCCTGCGCGTTCCGCGCGCCTGCGCACGCGGCCCCTTCCATCGTGGCCGAGCTCCGCGACCGCGGCCTCGAGGTCGACCGCCTCCCCTGGCCGGCGAGCCGGCTCGACGAGCCTGACGAGCCTGGCGAGCCTGGCGAGCCTGGCGAGCGCGTGTGGCTCCCCCCCACGCTCCGGCCTTACCAGCAGAGCGCGCTCGACGCGTGGCTCGCGTTCGACCGTCGCGGCGTCGTGGTGGTCCCGACAGGCGGGGGCAAGACGCGAATCGCCCTCGCCGCGATGGCCCTCACGAGGGCGCCCACCGCGGTCCTCTGCCCCACGCGGGCGCTGCTCGAGCAGTGGAGAGGGGAGATCGCGAAGGTCTATCGGGCGCCCGTCGGCGTCGTCGGGGACGGAGAGCGGCGCGTCGAGGCGCTGACCGTGATGACGTTCGAGAGCGCGTATCGACAAATGGACGCGCTCGGCGACCGGTTCGCGCTGCTCGTCGTCGACGAGGCGCACCACTTCGCGTCCGGCGCGCGGAGCGAGGCGCTGGAGACCACGACGGCTCCGTTCCGGCTCGGGCTGACCGCCACGGCCCCCGCGCCGCCTCGCCGGGACGGCGAGCGCGGGCACCTCGATGCGCTCGTGGGGCGGGTGGTCAGCGAGGTGAGCCTCGAGTCGCTCCTCGGCACGCACCTCGCCGATCTCGACATGGTGCGGGTGTCGGTCGCGCTCACGCGCAGGGAACGTGAAGAGTACCTCCGTCTCAGCGAGCCCCTCCTCGCCCTCGCGCGCGTCTTCCGCCGCACGAACCCCCACGGTGACTGGGCGGCGCTCGTCGCCGCGCTGTCGGAGAGCGACGCGGGGCGCGCGGCGCTCCGCGCGTTTCGGCGCGCCACGGATCTCTGCTCGCTCCCAGAGGCGAAGCTCACGACGACCCTCCGCCTCATCGAGCGTCACGCCCACCAGGGCGACAAGGTCCTCATCTTCACGCAGAGCGTGGACGACGCCTACCGGATAGGCCACGAGGCGCTCGCGCCCGTGCTCAGCGCGGAGACCTCCCGCGAGGAGCGCGACCACCTCCTCGCGGGCTTTCGCGCCGGCGCGCTCCGTGTGCTCGTGTCCGCGCGCGTCCTGAACGAGGGGCTCGACGTGCCAGACGCCCGCGTGGCGATCCTCGCGGGAGGCTCGCTCGGGACGCGAGAGCTCGTGCAGCGCGTGGGGCGCGTCCTCCGCGCGGCGCCCGGGAAGCGGGCCCTCGTGTACGAGCTCACCACCGCCGACACGATCGAAGAGCGCCGCGCGGCGCGGAGGAGAGCGCACCTTGTTGCCACATTCCCTGCTCTCGGTTGA